In Acinetobacter lwoffii, the DNA window CTCACATTCAAGCATCCATCTTAATTCTTCCAGATCAATAGTGACCTCTGATGTACGCCACATATAGCTCATTAAGATCCGATACAAACGAAGGGAATAGCTCGAATTAAATAAGATAATATGCTTCAGTTCATGGCTACTAAATGACTTAGTTTTTTCATCTACTTTCTTAACTAGATCATAGAAATACTCAAAAAATTCTTTTGCGAATCTAACCTTAATACATTTAGTTGCTTTGTCATAATGGCAATAAGTCATCATCGGAACTTTAGCAGGTTCGTCAGATTCCCCATCTTTAACCAACATAGTTGGGTTATCAAATTTTGTATAAATACGTTTTAAAGCAGTTTCAGCATTTCGCTGAATTTCACGTTTATCTGTTGCAGTAAGCACTTCCTTTCTAGCCATTGGGGAGGTCAATTCTCCAAAGTTTTCGCTGCTCACATAAATGAAGTCGTCATGAGTAATTGAGGTCTTATTTTTAAGCTCATTCTTTCTCACGATGATCATTGCACAGTACATAAGCTTCTCAAGATTGAGATCAATGCTATATCTGGCAGTAGGAAAATCATTGCGGGTCACAACTAAATCGGTCAATTTTGCCCTTGTATTAGATTGTGTATAGTCCTCTAAGCCTTGTGAGCCAATAATTTTCTGCATTTTTTGTAAATCCATTATTCCTTTTGAAATCATTATAACTATACAAGTATATTTATCAAGTATAGTTATTAATTAAGTTTATAAGATATTGTTTTTAAAATATATATTTATTAAAAATCAGTAAAATTACTTTATAACCCTGTAGTAGTATAAATAAAATAAATGTTTTTCCTGTTTAAGTATTTTCTTTTATTTCAATTAGTTACGCTGCGACAAAACGTATGGCTATTTTTAACACTAAAACCAGTTAAAAAATATTGAATTTTGAATATTTATAACTATTATTTAAATATCAATAACTTACGCTGCGACAAAACGTATAGTTATGATTTTAAGCCTATACAAATATCTTTTTTAGCACCAAAAAATAAAAATCGTTCTTTAATATAATTATTTATATAAAACAACAACTTATTAGATTGTTAAGAATCTAGTTAATTCCTGAAAAATATATATAATCGTATCCAGTACGCATAATCGCAGGTTTGCGACAAAACGTATAGTTATGCGGGGAAGTTGCGACAAAACGTATAGTTTTGAGATTGCAGCATGGATTAAGGCTAAAAAATACGCAAAAATATAATATGTTAGAGCTAAACACCTAATTAATTACTGATTTTTAAAAATAATTTAGCCATTTTTTGTATGCTGTTGATAAGTCTGTGGATTATTTGCGACAAAACGTATAGGTATGTGACAAAACGTATAGTTGTAGCGACAAAACGTATAGTTATAGCGACAAAACGTATAGTTATAGCGACAAAACGTATAGTTATAGCGACAAAACGTATAGTTATAGGCTTGTAAACTTATGTTTTACAAAAAGAAATTAAGGCTCTTAAACTGTTCTAAACACTCCTAAACTCTATTTAAACTCTTTTTAAACCCGATTCTAGTTTTTTTTAAAAAGTTTTTAGAAATGTTTAGAAGATTATTAAAGTGATATTTACATGACAAAAAGGGAAGGGATCTTAAAAAAAATATGAGCTTTGATATATACAAACTTTTTACAAATGTTTTAAATTATTCATTAAAATTTTAAACTTTTTGATATATATTAAAAGCGTTTAAAAATAATTGATGTTTTTGTGTCTTTTACACACAGTTACACTTCAGTTACATTTTTAAATTAATTATATTTTGTAAGAATCCGCACTTCACTTTTAAAAAACTAGGGATCTTGCAGAAATGGCTTTAACGATGAATGACTTGAAAACAGTAGATGACTTCAACGCCAATAACTATGGTGTTGAAATTGGTATGAACGAGCAGTTCCAATATTTTGTGACTGTTAAAGTAAATGATGTTGATCACATCATTCATACCGCATCAGGAAAAATTCGATTCACACGGAATTTACCCTTCTTGATTCAAGAGATTTGTTCAATGTGCAGCAATGCCAAAACAATATCTCTAAACTTTGAAGGCAAGTTATTCGTAATGGAAAACTCATCTAAATAGAGTGACTACTTGTGTATAAAAAATTTATTTTAGGTTTAACTTTAGCTAGTGCATCTGCCTTAGTTGCAGCTAAAGATGAAAATTATGGCTGTCGTGCTTTTATGTGCTTTGCTGGCGGTCTTAATGTTTCTGAATGTCAGTCTACAATTAGGGACGTAAAAAAAGATCTGGCTAAAGGTAAAGGCTTTCCTCACTGTTCATTCGTCAGCAGTAATCAAGACGGATCTGTTGGAGGTGGAGAAGGACAACCTAAAATTTCATCTTATACACATAATAAAAGAGTTTATCTGTATGTAGATGACAAGTTAGTCACTACAGTTAAAAAGTCCTAAGTTTTTGCAAGAAAAAAGCCTGATTTAATCAGGCTTTTTTTTCTTGTAATTGTTTATAGAAAATTCTTAAAACTTCTTTGACTGCTACACTTTTTCCGTGTTTTTCCCCGCCATAAATATCTTTTAAATATTCTAAGGCTTCCAGTGCCTCAACATCTTCAGGAACATCCATATTGAAATAAACTGAAAGTGGAGTTTTGGTAGTAGGCTTTTTTCTATATCTTTTTCTGCGATCTAATACCTTTCCTTCTGTTTCTGTTTCTGTTCCTAGTTCTTCAGTCATAACTTATCCCATTTAATAAATGTCCACAGGTGGATATTAAGTCCTTTTTAAATAATTTACTACTTATATCGGGTCGCCATTTATGAGAAGTAGCATTGCAATAGTATGTTTTAACGTGGGGTTATAACGATGCGTGGCTCCGTCAGCCTATCAGGTTAAATCGGCAATACTTAGGGGATGTGTCATTTTTTTAGATGACCGCCCTTAGGGTGAGTATTGCCGAAACTCTCTCCACGTTCACCATCTGCCTGAACGAAGTGAAGGCTGTGGGGAATGTGGAGAGAGTTGAGCGCCTTTAGTTTTACAAGATTCATGCCAGTACCTACTAGAATTTATATACCGTGTCATTTGATTAAATTTTTAGTCTGTACGACTGCCTTAATTTTAATAAGTATTGATTATTGCGCTAGGTTTTGTGGGCAAAAGCAAATACAGCGAGATTCAGACCTTGAACAGCGTTATCAACGAGAAAGAAATGCGAGTCGATCACCTGAACAAATCAGGGGGGAGTCTGAATATCAGCACATGCACCAGTCAAACAGGCAAGAATCCTCGACTTTGTATTCAGATCAACAAGAAAGCAGGGGAATGGCAGGGCAGTTACATGATTCCAATGGGATACTAGATAATGACCGAATTAGAAACACAATTATTGAGAATCATCGAAGAACAACAGCAGCAATTACTGGAACAACAAAAGCAGTTGAAACAGCAACAGCAGAGTTTAGAAGTGATGCAAGGCAAAATTATCCAAGCCTTGTCAGCACAATCAAAGACAATGGAGAGCGTGCAGAAAGACTTAGTGCAAACACAAAAGTCATTAGCGACAACACAGACGCAATTTCACGAACTGGAAAGAAATACAGCGACCTATACCGAGCAGATCAATGGCAAAGTCAAAGAGATGAGCCAAATTACAACGAACTACGAGGACGTACTGGAGAAAATCTCAACCGTACAGCGTTCAGTCTCGTCACAAGTAGCCAAAGCACAGCAGAATTTGCTCGAAACATCCGAGATATTGAAGCGAATATCATCCAAATGAAAGAACGGCAAAAGGAGATGGATAAGCCCCAACCTAAGCAAGATCGGGGCATGAGTTGGGGGATATAATGTAATATATATATGATCTAGAACTAAAAAAGTGCATTAATTGTTATATATTGGTGCTTTTTACACCAACATGGGTCGTTGAATATCATGACACAATGTGACTTTATAAATATTATTTAATTTTCAACAACTTATATTTTCTAACTTTTGGTATAAAGTTTGCTTAAATAAAAAAAATTTTAATAAGGTTCTTATATGCTTAGAGATAAATTGGTGATAAATGTTTCTCATCATGATAGTAGTTATGTTTCTCTTAGTTCTGTGAAAGATTTATTGAATCAGCTCGATATAAATGAAGAAAAAGTACCACAAACCATATTGAAATACCTTTATTTATTTTTTCCATTAAATGAAAATGTTAGAGTTAGATTTTATAATTCAAATTTAAGTCTAACTGAATCTATTTCTCCAGATCAAAGAATTAGATATAGATTTAAAGAAATTTTAGATAAAAATTATATAGCAGTAATACAATATATAAATACATTGTTTAATTGTGATATTAAAGTAAATATAAAAACAAGAAGAGATTTGGATGAAAATAGTTTAACTTTTTATAGAATTGCAAGAATTATTGGAAAGTGGGATGTAAGTATAGATTATAGTAATTCTGAATATAGTAGTTATATTAATAATGATGACTTAAAAGTAAATAATTTAATTTTTGATTTTTTAAAATATGATTTTGAAAAAAGTAAATATCATGATCTTATAGATATTGCATTTGAATATATAAATGCAGGAGATGCTTTAACAGCATTAAATATTGGAGAAATACTGAAAACTAAATTTCAGGATAAATATATTTGGAATTTGTTATCTATATCAGAGTTGATTTTAGGAAATAAAATTAAATCTGAATATTATTCTAATAAATGGGTGGAATCTGATGATGATTTATTTAAAATAGACTCTACTAGAGCTTTATACTCAAAAGCAATGCTATATGTTAGATTACATTCGAAAGAGTTGTTAGATGTAGAAAAGTCAAAAAATCTTCTGAATGAAGCATATGAGCTTATGCTTAATAGTACAATAACAGAAGAAAATGATGATTTTGAAAAATTGACTTTTGAAAAAATATTTAATAGAAATGGATATGCTTTAATTTTATTTAAAGAAGGTAAATTGTTGGATGCTAAACTCCAAATATTAGAATGTCTAGATAATATAAATAAATATCATGGGGATGATATAAATAATAAAATTAATATCCATAAATCTGTACTTTTATATAACTTAGCTCAATGTTATGAGAAATTAGGAATGATAGATGATGCTATATCAACATTTAAAATTTTACTTGAACTAGATCCTAATATGGATGAATATTATTTAGATTTATCAAGATGTTATGGTGTATCTGAGCAAGTTGAAAATGCAATATTTGCATGTGAAACGGCAACAAAGATAGAGCCATATAATTATCAAAATTGGGCAATGTTAGCATATTGGCAGAATCATATGGGACATTATGATAAATCGTCTAATAGTTACCTTAAAGCTTATAATTTATGTCCAGAATATGAAGAGAGACTTAGAAATATTAATAATTATGCTTATAATTTTTTGTTATTAGATGAAAACAATAATTACAGTGATATATTAGGTTTAATTAAAGATAGTTTTTATAAAAATTCAATTTTAAATGATGAGAATGAAATTGTAAGAGGGTATTCACTTATGGCTGAGATTTATTTAAGATCAAATGATTATGTTCAAGCTAAAAATGTAATTAATGATGCTTTAAGTATTTTTGAAAATAATGAGAGCTTAATCAATAATCTTGAATTTATTAATGATTTAACTAACTAATAAATTATAATAAAAAAATCAGCTAATTAAATTAGCTGATTTTTTTATATCATATTATTATGCTTCTACTTTTAAAGCATAAGCAGTTTTGTATGATACTTTAACAATAGCAGGTGATGATACTAATAATTTCATTTTAAGTTTCCTTTTGAGTATTATTTAATACACCATTTTATGGTGTATATTTATAATATAACTAAAAATTTATAAAATCAAATTTTTTATGTAAAAATAAAGTATAATTATATAATTTTATTTGAAGTTTAAAAATTATGGAAAAGGATTATTTTATAAAAAATTTTGTTTCATTTAATATTTTATTTTATTTTGGTATGATAGTCTCTACAACTATAATGCCATTATATTTTAAAGAAAATAATGCCCTGTTTTCTTATGGTTTTGCTTACTCTGCTATGGCTCTATCTGGTGCTTTATCATTTTTTTACGGAAAAATAGTTGATAAGTATGGTTGGAGAAAAATTATTTTAATTGGTACAATAATTTATTGTATAGCACTTTTTGGAAGAATCTTCACAAATATTTATTTATCTGTTTTTTTTGCCTTTATAGGTGGTTTAGGTGCATCATTAACTTTACTCAGCATTCGCTCATGGATGGTTGAAAAAAATAATAATGAAACATTAAAAAAATCTGCAATAATTAGAAATATGGTAGTTCAATTTTCTACATTTATTGGAATGCTATTAGTTTTAATTTTAAGTTTTTTTAAGGATGAAATAAATAATATATATTTTTATATACTTGTTTTTTCTAGTTTTATTATTTTTCTTTCAAGTTTGTTTTTCTTTTTTTATAAGAAAAATATAGATAAAAATATAGATAATAAAAATAATTTAAAAGAAGTAAAAAATTTTAAGAAAATAGAGTGGTCTATTGTTGTTCTATGTATTCTCATTAGCTCTGTTATATCGGGTCTTTATACTGGAATAATAAAACCTTATATTATTATAATTCTTGTAGATCAAGGCTTGTCTGATAGTTACTCATTAGTAATTTATATGACTATGACTTTTGTACAAATATTATCAACATCTATTCTCTTAAAAAATAGTAATAAATTTAATCATAGTTCAATTAATTCATTAATATTCTTTGAACTAATGCTTTGTTTATTATATGTTTTTATGTTTTTATCCATAAGTTTTAATTGGGGGCTATTTCTATTTGTTACGTTTTTTTTAATAAGATCCATAATTTTATCTATTACGACATGCTTTGAAGAAATTTTACATTACGAATTTCTTGATAAAGATATTATGGCTTCACTTATAGGTTTTGTTCAAACTTGTTTTTTAATAGGGGATTCTTTAGGCTCACTAATATCAACTATTTTAATTAAAAATAATTATGCTTTTATCTTTATTATTTCTGGAATTCTAGTTTTTTTTAATGTTTTAGTTTTTTTTAAGTTAAAAAAACTTTCTGTTAGTAGAAAAATTACGGTTTAAGTAAAATTACAGATTTAGCAAGTTACGTAACTTAGATATTTAAGTGTTTTATAACAGCTTCTTGTAATTCATCTTTAGATAGTCTTTTCAATTCTTCTATGGCAGCTTTTAATATAATTGATCTATTTGCCCTTGCTACTCGACAATTTATCAAGAGTTCATCTATATCTCTATCGACATCCTCTGTAAGTGAAAAAGTAAGTCTTCGATAGGTTGTTTTATGGCTTTTTAGTTTGCTAAAGGGAATAAGTGTCACTGGTGCAACGTAGTGATAGTGAGATCCGAGAGGAAAGAGCTAAACCGTTACAGGGGAATCCCACAAAAGCGGAACGTTGAGAGTAGTTGTATAGGTCAGTTAAGTTGCATGTTGGGGAAACCCTCGCAGAGATACCGCCATACTTCGACAGGGAGCGTGTGGGGAGAGGTGCAAAACTTTTAGTCCTTGTCTGCCATGTCAGCAAAAACATGGTGCGGATACGACCCCTTTTAATAACCTCATATTATGTACTATGTACTATTTAAATCCCGCTACTAGATCAAATTGGA includes these proteins:
- a CDS encoding replication initiation protein, whose product is MDLQKMQKIIGSQGLEDYTQSNTRAKLTDLVVTRNDFPTARYSIDLNLEKLMYCAMIIVRKNELKNKTSITHDDFIYVSSENFGELTSPMARKEVLTATDKREIQRNAETALKRIYTKFDNPTMLVKDGESDEPAKVPMMTYCHYDKATKCIKVRFAKEFFEYFYDLVKKVDEKTKSFSSHELKHIILFNSSYSLRLYRILMSYMWRTSEVTIDLEELRWMLECEDKYKELANFKNRVLNVAQDEINELSNINVSFENVKNGKEVVAIKFIFSFKTEYKEQGHIKFIDKMKKGYLAAAIPFSDDGSHFKAPDRIKHFKPPVKVSPKQISTLVNCKEFLNDYGYFLGNLDEDTSKVIMRTLLTEKLDKLNAHKPIDMDYYFWLQAKRGIITNNNNDKKNDQDTDDQD
- a CDS encoding tetratricopeptide repeat protein, with translation MLRDKLVINVSHHDSSYVSLSSVKDLLNQLDINEEKVPQTILKYLYLFFPLNENVRVRFYNSNLSLTESISPDQRIRYRFKEILDKNYIAVIQYINTLFNCDIKVNIKTRRDLDENSLTFYRIARIIGKWDVSIDYSNSEYSSYINNDDLKVNNLIFDFLKYDFEKSKYHDLIDIAFEYINAGDALTALNIGEILKTKFQDKYIWNLLSISELILGNKIKSEYYSNKWVESDDDLFKIDSTRALYSKAMLYVRLHSKELLDVEKSKNLLNEAYELMLNSTITEENDDFEKLTFEKIFNRNGYALILFKEGKLLDAKLQILECLDNINKYHGDDINNKINIHKSVLLYNLAQCYEKLGMIDDAISTFKILLELDPNMDEYYLDLSRCYGVSEQVENAIFACETATKIEPYNYQNWAMLAYWQNHMGHYDKSSNSYLKAYNLCPEYEERLRNINNYAYNFLLLDENNNYSDILGLIKDSFYKNSILNDENEIVRGYSLMAEIYLRSNDYVQAKNVINDALSIFENNESLINNLEFINDLTN
- a CDS encoding MFS transporter → MEKDYFIKNFVSFNILFYFGMIVSTTIMPLYFKENNALFSYGFAYSAMALSGALSFFYGKIVDKYGWRKIILIGTIIYCIALFGRIFTNIYLSVFFAFIGGLGASLTLLSIRSWMVEKNNNETLKKSAIIRNMVVQFSTFIGMLLVLILSFFKDEINNIYFYILVFSSFIIFLSSLFFFFYKKNIDKNIDNKNNLKEVKNFKKIEWSIVVLCILISSVISGLYTGIIKPYIIIILVDQGLSDSYSLVIYMTMTFVQILSTSILLKNSNKFNHSSINSLIFFELMLCLLYVFMFLSISFNWGLFLFVTFFLIRSIILSITTCFEEILHYEFLDKDIMASLIGFVQTCFLIGDSLGSLISTILIKNNYAFIFIISGILVFFNVLVFFKLKKLSVSRKITV